The Streptomyces sp. NBC_00597 DNA segment CGCAGCACGTAACCCTACGGCCTGCCGGTGCTCCGGGCGGGTCCGCTTGGGTCATGCTCGATCGCATGATCGTAAAGTGGCAGGCCCTCCGGGAGGCGGCCCGGGGCCCGGTGGTCGTCCACGCACTGATCGCCGGCTGCTGCGTGGTGTTCCTGCTCGGTCCGGCTTCGGGCCTGAATCCCTCGTACGGAACGGGCGAGCGGCTGGTGGAGACGGGGACCGCTTACTTCCGGCGCTGGGGAGTGGTCCCGGACGAACTGTTCACCGGCTCCGCGCGGGCGCTGCTCACTCCGCTCACCGCGCTGTTCGTACACGGCAGCTGGCTCCACCTGCTCGGCAACATGCTCTTCCTCTACGTCTTCGGCGTGATGGCGCAGGAGCGGATGGGGCGACCGGAATTCCTGGCGTTCTACGTCTGTACGGGGTACCTGGCGCTGGCGGCGTACGCGGCGGCCAACGCAGCCTCGGACCAGACCCTGGTCGGCGCGTCCGGCGCGATCTCGGCGGTACTGGGCGCTTTCCTGTGCCTCTTCCCGCGGGCCAGGGTGACGAGCCTGTTCCCGTTCCTCTTCTTCCTGCCGCTGCGCTTCCCGGCCTGGATCGTACTGATGTTCTGGTTCGGCCTGCAGTGGCTGGCGGCGCACCGCGCGGGGAGCGGCCCGGGGGTGGCGTACCTGGCCCACGTGGTGGGCTTCTCGCTCGGCTTCGTCTACGCGTGGGTGCGCTATCGGCGTACGACTAGAGTGAGGCGACCAGCGACGGCCACCGAGGGAGACAGCCAACCGTGATCACCGCGATCGTGCTCATCAAGACCAGCGTGGACCGCATCCCCGAGATCGCCGAGTCCATCGCCGCGCTGGAGAACGTCAGCGAGGTCTACTCCGTCACGGGGACGTACGACCTGATCGCCCTGGTGCGCGTGGCCCGCCACGAGAACCTGGCGGACATCATCCCCGGCCGCATCAGCAAGATCCCGGGCGTGGAGGCGACGGACACGCACGTGGCGTTCCGCACCTACTCCCAGCACGACCTGGAAGCGGCCTTCGCCATCGGCCTGGACGCGTAGCGTCCGACCGTTCACAGTTCCGGCAGCCGCTCCCCCGGCCGGGGCACGCGGCGTTCCTGCAGCCAGAACGGGTAGCCCCGCAAGTGGTCACCGAGGCCGGTGTCGAGGTGCGCGAGGTACGCGCGGGACCCGCCGGCCGCCTCACGCTCGTCCTCCCGCTCCGACGCCGACCGGCTCCGGTCCAGGCCCACGGCCCACTCGCGGTCCCGGCCCCGGTCCCGCCACCGGTCCCGGACCAGCTCCGGGGTCCAGTGCGCGTCGCCGTCGCACTCGTACCCGGCCATCGGGTCCTGCCGGGCCGCGGCCATGACCCGGTACGTCTCCTCGGGCGTGCACGGCTGGCGGTGGA contains these protein-coding regions:
- a CDS encoding ferredoxin: MTYWDPLPTVRACAEGEPLPGLANWVPAYQPPWGGRPEAWRERNWRNAPGPFYGAATDTCWVGREVAPAHVLYDDESGGEFVHRQPCTPEETYRVMAAARQDPMAGYECDGDAHWTPELVRDRWRDRGRDREWAVGLDRSRSASEREDEREAAGGSRAYLAHLDTGLGDHLRGYPFWLQERRVPRPGERLPEL
- a CDS encoding Lrp/AsnC family transcriptional regulator, with product MITAIVLIKTSVDRIPEIAESIAALENVSEVYSVTGTYDLIALVRVARHENLADIIPGRISKIPGVEATDTHVAFRTYSQHDLEAAFAIGLDA
- a CDS encoding rhomboid family intramembrane serine protease, with protein sequence MIVKWQALREAARGPVVVHALIAGCCVVFLLGPASGLNPSYGTGERLVETGTAYFRRWGVVPDELFTGSARALLTPLTALFVHGSWLHLLGNMLFLYVFGVMAQERMGRPEFLAFYVCTGYLALAAYAAANAASDQTLVGASGAISAVLGAFLCLFPRARVTSLFPFLFFLPLRFPAWIVLMFWFGLQWLAAHRAGSGPGVAYLAHVVGFSLGFVYAWVRYRRTTRVRRPATATEGDSQP